The Pseudomonas sp. FP2309 genome has a window encoding:
- a CDS encoding sigma-70 family RNA polymerase sigma factor gives MNDAVAPTHAPELTLSSLYRDHRSWLEGWLRRRLGNAWDAADLSQDTFMRVLASAQPLTQVQEPRAYLVTVGKRLLVNFHQRRSLEQAYLDALANLPEACVPSPEQRWLVLESLQALDELLDGLPVLVRRAFLWSQLEGLGYREIAERLQVSERTVKRYMAQAYEHCLLVEL, from the coding sequence ATGAATGATGCTGTTGCCCCGACGCATGCCCCCGAACTGACGCTGTCGAGCCTGTACCGTGACCACCGCAGTTGGCTGGAAGGCTGGCTGCGCCGGCGTCTGGGCAACGCCTGGGATGCGGCCGACCTGAGCCAGGACACGTTTATGCGCGTGCTGGCCAGTGCCCAACCGCTGACACAGGTGCAGGAGCCGAGGGCTTACCTGGTGACGGTGGGCAAACGCCTGCTGGTCAATTTTCATCAGCGGCGCAGCCTCGAGCAGGCCTACCTGGATGCCCTGGCCAACCTGCCCGAAGCCTGTGTGCCATCCCCCGAACAACGTTGGCTGGTGCTGGAGTCCCTGCAAGCCTTGGATGAATTGCTCGACGGCTTGCCGGTGCTGGTGCGTCGCGCGTTTCTGTGGAGCCAGCTGGAAGGCTTGGGCTATCGCGAGATTGCCGAGCGTCTGCAGGTGTCCGAGCGCACGGTCAAACGCTATATGGCTCAGGCCTACGAGCACTGCCTGCTGGTGGAGCTGTGA
- a CDS encoding FecR domain-containing protein, with protein MSRDVARAAAQWLALLESGAATERDHAALQHWRDSHPQHEHTWQKAQALRQRFSGLPHALAMASLDRPQPSRRAVLKRALGVAALLPTAWLISRQLPIDTWRADLHTATGERTRLPLPDGASLQLNTATAVDVDLAQRRISLVDGELALNVPGAAAMTVHTRYGQLLVGAADVCVRQKASGCLVSVLSGAVQVRELNGNSTSLPTGQQASLKAGGLGAWAPFDVLQLGWRDGVLTAQNQGLGDFLRELQRYRPGVLRWEPSLERLRVSGSFRLDDTDRILNLLASTLGLEVQARTRYWVTLRKMA; from the coding sequence GTGAGCCGCGATGTGGCCCGCGCCGCCGCCCAGTGGCTGGCGCTGCTGGAGTCCGGTGCGGCGACCGAGCGTGACCACGCCGCGTTGCAGCACTGGCGCGACAGCCATCCTCAACACGAACACACCTGGCAGAAAGCCCAAGCCCTGCGTCAGCGTTTCAGTGGCTTGCCTCACGCCCTCGCCATGGCCAGCCTCGACCGTCCACAACCCTCGCGCCGTGCCGTGCTCAAGCGTGCCCTGGGCGTGGCGGCGTTGCTGCCGACCGCTTGGTTGATCAGCCGTCAATTGCCCATCGACACCTGGCGCGCCGACCTGCATACCGCCACTGGCGAGCGCACGCGCCTGCCCTTGCCCGACGGCGCCAGCCTGCAACTCAATACGGCGACGGCGGTGGACGTTGACCTGGCGCAACGGCGCATCAGCTTGGTCGATGGCGAACTGGCCTTGAACGTACCAGGTGCGGCGGCGATGACGGTGCACACCCGTTATGGCCAGTTACTGGTCGGCGCGGCTGATGTCTGTGTGCGGCAAAAGGCGTCCGGTTGTCTGGTGTCGGTGCTGAGCGGCGCGGTGCAGGTGCGGGAGTTGAATGGCAACAGCACGAGCCTTCCGACTGGCCAGCAAGCGTCACTCAAGGCCGGCGGCCTTGGTGCGTGGGCGCCATTTGATGTACTGCAACTGGGCTGGCGCGACGGCGTGCTGACCGCGCAGAACCAAGGGCTCGGTGACTTTTTGCGCGAGTTGCAGCGCTATCGCCCCGGCGTGCTGCGCTGGGAACCGAGCCTGGAGCGTTTGCGGGTTAGCGGCAGTTTCCGCCTGGACGACACCGACCGCATCCTCAACCTGCTGGCCTCTACATTAGGCTTGGAGGTGCAGGCGCGGACGCGGTATTGGGTGACGTTGCGCAAGATGGCTTAG
- a CDS encoding mechanosensitive ion channel family protein, whose translation MPSFISDHPMLCALALVIIDIAVWRLISADFANWKLAARLVIFAVFSAVLFNDGMNPMLVPPYADNTALHMAATALQIGWWLFAARTLTVLLGALMMQRVGHTGRLLQDLLGAVIFLIAIIAALAYVLDLPVKGVLATSGAVAIIVGLALQSTLSDVFSGIVLNTTKPYQLDDWISIDGTEGRVTDIDWRATRLQTSQGSMAVIPNSLAAKAKIINFSRPADMFGLAVSLQVSPHARPQTVIEALERAMQGCRPLLTNPAPSVAFKTSTSGGVEYEISGFVPAMPLKREVRNQLYDLAFRHLQAAGVSLLSAVESTTPVAPSRARALLDSSTIFSTLRQEEKETFSQNMTLHTYRAGEMILPAGEVSDHLFIVESGVVSVMLVKDGHKFEAGRMGPGEVIGEAGILTDQATLADFTAKTFCTLYRIEKEYLTPCLDARHDIGDAMKTLLDFRLHAAQALTQEAPVVPVKKGFLQWLRKRGL comes from the coding sequence ATGCCCTCATTTATTTCCGATCACCCGATGCTCTGCGCATTGGCGCTGGTCATTATCGATATTGCCGTATGGCGCCTGATTTCCGCGGACTTCGCCAACTGGAAGCTGGCGGCGCGGCTGGTGATCTTCGCGGTGTTCAGCGCCGTGCTCTTCAACGACGGCATGAACCCCATGCTCGTGCCACCCTACGCCGACAACACCGCCTTGCACATGGCCGCCACGGCCTTGCAGATCGGCTGGTGGCTGTTCGCGGCGCGCACGCTTACGGTGTTGCTTGGGGCGCTGATGATGCAGCGCGTCGGGCATACCGGACGCCTGTTGCAGGACTTGCTGGGGGCGGTGATTTTCCTGATTGCGATCATCGCCGCGCTGGCCTACGTGCTCGACCTGCCGGTCAAAGGCGTGCTGGCAACATCCGGCGCGGTGGCGATCATTGTTGGCCTGGCGTTGCAAAGCACTTTGAGCGACGTGTTTTCCGGGATTGTGCTCAACACCACCAAGCCCTATCAACTGGATGATTGGATTTCCATCGACGGCACCGAAGGGCGCGTCACCGACATCGACTGGCGTGCCACGCGCCTGCAAACCTCCCAGGGCAGCATGGCGGTGATCCCCAATTCCCTGGCGGCCAAGGCGAAGATCATTAACTTTTCGCGCCCGGCAGACATGTTCGGCCTGGCCGTCAGCCTGCAGGTCAGCCCCCACGCGCGCCCGCAAACGGTGATCGAAGCGTTGGAACGCGCCATGCAGGGTTGCCGACCGTTGCTGACCAACCCCGCACCCAGTGTGGCGTTCAAGACCTCCACCAGTGGCGGCGTGGAATATGAAATCAGTGGCTTTGTGCCCGCCATGCCCCTCAAGCGCGAGGTGCGTAACCAGCTGTACGACCTGGCCTTCAGGCATCTGCAAGCGGCGGGCGTGAGCCTGTTATCGGCGGTCGAAAGCACTACGCCGGTCGCGCCGTCACGGGCGCGGGCGCTGCTGGACAGTTCCACGATCTTCTCCACCCTGCGCCAGGAAGAAAAGGAAACCTTCAGCCAGAACATGACCCTGCACACCTACCGCGCCGGTGAGATGATCCTGCCGGCCGGCGAGGTCAGCGACCATTTGTTTATCGTCGAGTCCGGCGTGGTCTCGGTGATGCTGGTCAAAGACGGGCATAAATTCGAAGCCGGGCGCATGGGCCCGGGCGAGGTAATTGGCGAGGCGGGGATTCTCACGGATCAGGCCACCCTGGCGGATTTCACCGCCAAAACGTTCTGTACGCTGTATCGCATCGAGAAGGAGTACCTCACGCCGTGCCTGGACGCGCGGCACGACATCGGCGATGCGATGAAGACTTTGTTGGATTTTCGCCTGCATGCGGCCCAGGCCCTGACCCAGGAAGCGCCGGTGGTGCCGGTCAAGAAAGGCTTTTTGCAGTGGTTGCGCAAGCGCGGTCTGTGA
- a CDS encoding molybdopterin-binding protein → MTIKAINVRNQFKGVIKEILLGEVVSEIDVQTASGIVTSVITTRSVRDLELKVGSEVIAFVKSTEVSIAKL, encoded by the coding sequence ATGACCATTAAAGCGATCAACGTGCGTAACCAGTTCAAAGGCGTGATCAAAGAAATTCTGCTGGGGGAAGTGGTATCGGAAATCGACGTGCAAACCGCGTCCGGTATCGTGACATCCGTTATCACCACCCGCTCGGTGCGCGACTTGGAACTCAAAGTTGGCAGTGAAGTGATCGCTTTCGTGAAGTCGACCGAAGTTTCAATTGCCAAACTCTGA